One genomic window of Corticium candelabrum chromosome 9, ooCorCand1.1, whole genome shotgun sequence includes the following:
- the LOC134183970 gene encoding uncharacterized protein LOC134183970 isoform X1, translated as MQTRPSFLSTRSKSACGDRTGTLQSLRKRACKSASLLSVSSIGGQGEGRKHNPDASMVVDYYYHLYHPEIADNQTAMGGRSYSFGSIAKQPKDKKRCFVISPIGAEGSEIRQHADNVFSFIIMPAMHSRAIDCVRSDMINDLGQITDQMYEAIFGWDLCITVLTYLNPNVFYELALRQCVGLPVICLVEKNVCLPFDVADLRVIEYTLKPSLLFKGLYSEQLVDAVDYLIDQKWKTKYSFAKFRPSICSAPCYYSDVQDFLHDGANDYEMSPAWTDLVKQANHLDMMGITLKHWKRFEDEVKAAAARCCHVRLLILDKDNDSLASFASCQGKQLEAFRLMLDHMYSFFGTMAGTSNYITLRKVTKGSMNFGCALTDKELVYQPWFYDFSKVDETPLFHTDAKSPLYRVVSDDFNLLWKLNEASDSSMVVDLEDSLTN; from the exons ATGCAAACTCGGCCAAGTTTTCTTTCTACTCGCTCTAAGTCCGCCTGTGGTGATAGAACTGGAACTCTACAGTCTTTACGAAAGAGAGCATGCAAGAGCGCGTCTCTTTTGTCGGTATCTTCGATCGGAGGACAAGGAGAAGGGAGAAAACACAATCCCGATGCGAGTATGGTGGTAGATTACTATTATCACTTGTATCATCCTGAAATTGCGGACAATCAAACGGCCATGGGAGGACGCTCTTATAGTTTTGGTTCAATTGCCAAGCAGCCGAAAGATAAAAAGCGATGCTTTGTAATCAGCCCAATAGGAGCAGAGGGATCAGAG ATACGACAGCATGCTGATAATGTGTTTTCATTTATCATCATGCCTGCAATGCACAGCAGAGCAATTGATTGTGTGCGATCAGATATGATTAATGACCTTGGACAG ATTACTGATCAGATGTATGAAGCCATCTTTGGATGGGATCTGTGTATTACTGTGCTGACATACCTCAATCCTAATGTATTCTATGAGTTGGCACTAAGGCAGTGTGTTGGTTTGCCTGTTATCTGTTTGGTGGAAAAGAATGTGTGTTTGCCATTTGATGTTGCTGACCTGAGAGTGATTGAATATACACTTAAACCAAGTCTGTTGTTCAAAGGTTTGTATTCTGAGCAG CTAGTGGATGCTGTTGATTATCTTATTGATCAAAAGTGGAAAACAAAATACTCTTTTGCAAAGTTCAGGCCAAGCATTTGTTCAGCACCGTGTTATTACTCAGATGTTCAAGAttttttg CATGATGGAGCAAATGACTACGAAATGTCTCCTGCTTGGACTGACCTTGTAAAACAAGCTAATCATCTAGATATGATGGGAATAACACTGAAACATTGGAAGAGGTTTGAAGATGAAGTGAAGGCTGCTGCTGCTAGGTGTTGCCAT GTGAGGCTGCTAATTCTAGACAAGGATAATGACTCACTTGCCAGCTTTGCAAGTTGTCAAGGGAAGCAATTGGAAGCATTCAGGCTAATGCTGGATCACATGTACTCATTTTTTGGTACTATGGCTGGAAC AAGTAATTATATAACTTTACGGAAGGTCACCAAAGGGTCAATGAACTTTGGATGTgctttgacagacaaagaa TTGGTATATCAGCCATGGTTCTATGACTTTTCAAAGGTAGACGAGACACCATTGTTTCACACAGATGCAAAATCGCCGTTGTATCGTGTTGTGAGTGATGACTTCAATCTTTTATGGAAATTGAATGAAGCATCAGACTCGTCAATGGTTGTGGATCTTGAAGACTCTCTGaccaattag
- the LOC134183970 gene encoding uncharacterized protein LOC134183970 isoform X2, with product MQTRPSFLSTRSKSACGDRTGTLQSLRKRACKSASLLSVSSIGGQGEGRKHNPDASMVVDYYYHLYHPEIADNQTAMGGRSYSFGSIAKQPKDKKRCFVISPIGAEGSEIRQHADNVFSFIIMPAMHSRAIDCVRSDMINDLGQLVDAVDYLIDQKWKTKYSFAKFRPSICSAPCYYSDVQDFLHDGANDYEMSPAWTDLVKQANHLDMMGITLKHWKRFEDEVKAAAARCCHVRLLILDKDNDSLASFASCQGKQLEAFRLMLDHMYSFFGTMAGTSNYITLRKVTKGSMNFGCALTDKELVYQPWFYDFSKVDETPLFHTDAKSPLYRVVSDDFNLLWKLNEASDSSMVVDLEDSLTN from the exons ATGCAAACTCGGCCAAGTTTTCTTTCTACTCGCTCTAAGTCCGCCTGTGGTGATAGAACTGGAACTCTACAGTCTTTACGAAAGAGAGCATGCAAGAGCGCGTCTCTTTTGTCGGTATCTTCGATCGGAGGACAAGGAGAAGGGAGAAAACACAATCCCGATGCGAGTATGGTGGTAGATTACTATTATCACTTGTATCATCCTGAAATTGCGGACAATCAAACGGCCATGGGAGGACGCTCTTATAGTTTTGGTTCAATTGCCAAGCAGCCGAAAGATAAAAAGCGATGCTTTGTAATCAGCCCAATAGGAGCAGAGGGATCAGAG ATACGACAGCATGCTGATAATGTGTTTTCATTTATCATCATGCCTGCAATGCACAGCAGAGCAATTGATTGTGTGCGATCAGATATGATTAATGACCTTGGACAG CTAGTGGATGCTGTTGATTATCTTATTGATCAAAAGTGGAAAACAAAATACTCTTTTGCAAAGTTCAGGCCAAGCATTTGTTCAGCACCGTGTTATTACTCAGATGTTCAAGAttttttg CATGATGGAGCAAATGACTACGAAATGTCTCCTGCTTGGACTGACCTTGTAAAACAAGCTAATCATCTAGATATGATGGGAATAACACTGAAACATTGGAAGAGGTTTGAAGATGAAGTGAAGGCTGCTGCTGCTAGGTGTTGCCAT GTGAGGCTGCTAATTCTAGACAAGGATAATGACTCACTTGCCAGCTTTGCAAGTTGTCAAGGGAAGCAATTGGAAGCATTCAGGCTAATGCTGGATCACATGTACTCATTTTTTGGTACTATGGCTGGAAC AAGTAATTATATAACTTTACGGAAGGTCACCAAAGGGTCAATGAACTTTGGATGTgctttgacagacaaagaa TTGGTATATCAGCCATGGTTCTATGACTTTTCAAAGGTAGACGAGACACCATTGTTTCACACAGATGCAAAATCGCCGTTGTATCGTGTTGTGAGTGATGACTTCAATCTTTTATGGAAATTGAATGAAGCATCAGACTCGTCAATGGTTGTGGATCTTGAAGACTCTCTGaccaattag
- the LOC134183970 gene encoding uncharacterized protein LOC134183970 isoform X3 has product MPAMHSRAIDCVRSDMINDLGQITDQMYEAIFGWDLCITVLTYLNPNVFYELALRQCVGLPVICLVEKNVCLPFDVADLRVIEYTLKPSLLFKGLYSEQLVDAVDYLIDQKWKTKYSFAKFRPSICSAPCYYSDVQDFLHDGANDYEMSPAWTDLVKQANHLDMMGITLKHWKRFEDEVKAAAARCCHVRLLILDKDNDSLASFASCQGKQLEAFRLMLDHMYSFFGTMAGTSNYITLRKVTKGSMNFGCALTDKELVYQPWFYDFSKVDETPLFHTDAKSPLYRVVSDDFNLLWKLNEASDSSMVVDLEDSLTN; this is encoded by the exons ATGCCTGCAATGCACAGCAGAGCAATTGATTGTGTGCGATCAGATATGATTAATGACCTTGGACAG ATTACTGATCAGATGTATGAAGCCATCTTTGGATGGGATCTGTGTATTACTGTGCTGACATACCTCAATCCTAATGTATTCTATGAGTTGGCACTAAGGCAGTGTGTTGGTTTGCCTGTTATCTGTTTGGTGGAAAAGAATGTGTGTTTGCCATTTGATGTTGCTGACCTGAGAGTGATTGAATATACACTTAAACCAAGTCTGTTGTTCAAAGGTTTGTATTCTGAGCAG CTAGTGGATGCTGTTGATTATCTTATTGATCAAAAGTGGAAAACAAAATACTCTTTTGCAAAGTTCAGGCCAAGCATTTGTTCAGCACCGTGTTATTACTCAGATGTTCAAGAttttttg CATGATGGAGCAAATGACTACGAAATGTCTCCTGCTTGGACTGACCTTGTAAAACAAGCTAATCATCTAGATATGATGGGAATAACACTGAAACATTGGAAGAGGTTTGAAGATGAAGTGAAGGCTGCTGCTGCTAGGTGTTGCCAT GTGAGGCTGCTAATTCTAGACAAGGATAATGACTCACTTGCCAGCTTTGCAAGTTGTCAAGGGAAGCAATTGGAAGCATTCAGGCTAATGCTGGATCACATGTACTCATTTTTTGGTACTATGGCTGGAAC AAGTAATTATATAACTTTACGGAAGGTCACCAAAGGGTCAATGAACTTTGGATGTgctttgacagacaaagaa TTGGTATATCAGCCATGGTTCTATGACTTTTCAAAGGTAGACGAGACACCATTGTTTCACACAGATGCAAAATCGCCGTTGTATCGTGTTGTGAGTGATGACTTCAATCTTTTATGGAAATTGAATGAAGCATCAGACTCGTCAATGGTTGTGGATCTTGAAGACTCTCTGaccaattag
- the LOC134183972 gene encoding uncharacterized protein LOC134183972 has protein sequence MSSGLNPSTSTTTGQRRALTPVREVGFTDKHRMLNLHRGTSGSASGKRRRDNQSSIVVDYFYAMQHSDESICSMTDGPTGCDEERKRCFVLSPIGPEGSEVRQHADDVLSFIIQPALHSRAIECVRSDMRSDVGAITDSVYEAVFNWDLCVAVLTYLNPNVFYELALRQCVGLPVICMIEKGHRVPFDVADQRLIEYTLNPTPLFEGVYAEQLAAAVDTLITQDWKSDYAFAKFQPRICSAPMYFARLHDLQSRGGASWSEMIRHAGSQVDIMGMTLKGWKKYEDDIKTAAAGQCDIRIIMMDKDNPGLPNMVSIGGKQLEALRLVLDHMSQFYSVLAKSSPYITLRMVKKGGIFFSCVRSDKEMIYQPHFFDQANEDTPVWHCERSSTLYQVAKNDFQILWDRNEEDTIKCDELPDSSEDELK, from the exons ATGAGCTCGGGTCTGAATCCAAGCACTTCTACTACTACCGGACAGCGTCGAGCACTGACGCCAGTACGAGAAGTCGGTTTTACTGACAAGCACAGAATGCTTAACCTTCATCGCGGGACAAGCGGCAGTGCAAGCGGAAAGCGACGCCGTGACAATCAGTCAAGCATCGTGGTCGACTACTTCTACGCCATGCAACACTCTGACGAATCCATATGTTCGATGACTGATGGTCCAACTGGTTGCGACGAAGAGAGAAAAAGGTGTTTTGTGTTGAGTCCCATCGGTCCAGAGGGTTCCGAA GTAAGGCAGCATGCCGATGATGTGTTGTCGTTTATCATACAACCTGCTTTGCATTCGCGGGCAATCGAATGTGTTCGGTCGGATATGCGATCTGATGTTGGAGCG ATCACTGATTCTGTATATGAAGCTGTATTCAACTGGGATCTTTGTGTGGCCGTATTGACTTATCTTAACCCTAATGTATTCTATGAATTGGCTTTGAGACAATGCGTTGGATTGCCAGTTATTTGTATGATTGAGAAAGGACACAGAGTGCCCTTCGATGTTGCTGATCAAAGATTGATTGAATATACTCTCAATCCAACTCCTTTGTTTGAAGGAGTTTACGCTGAACAG CTTGCAGCTGCTGTTGATACTCTAATTACACAAGACTGGAAATCAGACTATGCGTTTGCAAAATTTCAACCTCGAATTTGTTCTGCTCCAATGTACTTTGCAAGACTTCATGATCTTCAG TCTCGTGGGGGAGCATCATGGAGCGAGATGATCCGACATGCAGGTTCTCAAGTTGATATAATGGGGATGACTTTGAAGGGATGGAAGAAATACGAAGATGACATCAAAACAGCAGCGGCAGGACAGTGTGAT ATCCGAATCATAATGATGGACAAAGATAACCCTGGACTGCCAA ACATGGTCAGTATTGGTGGAAAGCAATTGGAGGCATTGAGATTGGTGTTGGATCACATGTCTCAGTTCTACTCTGTCTTAGCGAAAAG TTCTCCGTATATCACTCTTCGCATGGTGAAGAAGGGAGGCATCTTTTTCAGTTGCGTTCGAAGTGACAAAGAG ATGATATATCAGCCCCACTTCTTTGATCAAGCCAATGAGGACACCCCAGTATGGCATTGTGAGCGATCATCTACTCTGTACCAGGTAGCCAAGAATGACTTCCAGATTCTGTGGGACCGAAATGAAGAGGACACAATCAAATGTGATGAGTTACCTGATTCATCAGAAGACGAACTGAAATGA
- the LOC134183973 gene encoding decapping and exoribonuclease protein-like isoform X1, with protein sequence MKRRHVEGDAASDLKKRKATDSEITKMTVAPISQFSTSPCPVYKQPVELGCFSLDIDRAFHSDRRGLRTYCAPDVRLRLHLSAGYDGYVEKEGTEYLDHILTWITYNLSSLQSRHSILLSNERLPFDFITWRGQFTKIMCTPYERRDPWRIGLSLWNGTIYMTELETEHSRQQKLTQTERQKLMCYWGRKFEDYCTEERSSLEVRNPVNNMEAFCSVVSTSLDDYRILMAGEVDCMRKECDKKPPENYIELKTSRKIEGHRQGSSFRRFKLLRWWCQSYLLGVPEIIAGFRDDDGILQHLTTYRTLELPNLVKSERNVWSGSLCLTFTKKLLSWIQTVVTKENVVYVMDWESPFTHVTMEETQEDKFVFLRQWYIKNLESNDQVGQRQAHQ encoded by the exons ATGAAACGTCGACATGTCGAAGGCGATGCAGCGTCTGACCTGAAAAAGCGCAAGGCAACTGACTCGGAAATAACAAAGATGACCGTAGCGCcaatcagtcaattttctACATCACCTTGTCCGGTCTACAAGCAACCTGTCGAGCTCGGTTGCTTCTCATTGGACATAGATAGAGCATTTCACTCGGATCGTCGTGGTTTGAGAACGTACTGTGCTCCAGATGTGCGGCTGAGGCTTCATCTTAGTGCTGGATACGATGGATATGTAGAAAAAGAAGGCACGGAATATCTTGATCACATACTCACCTGGATTACTTACAATCTATCGAGCCTACAGAG CAGACATTCAATCTTGTTGTCAAATGAGAGACTTCCTTTTGATTTTATTACTTGGAGAGGCCAATTCACCAAGATCATGTGTACACCCTATGAACGTCGAGATCCGTGGCGAATAGGCCTGTCGCTCTGGAATGGAACTATTTACATGACCGAACTTGAAACAGAACATTCTCGCCAGCAGAAACTCACTCAAACAGAACGGCAGAAGTTGATGTGCTACTGGGGTCGCAAGTTTGAGGATTACTGTACAGAAGAAAGAAGTTCATTGGAAGTTAGAAACCCAGTTAATAATATGGAGGCATTCTGTAGTGTTGTGAGTACAAGTCTGGATGATTACCGGATACTAATGGCTGGTGAAGTCGATTGTATGAGAAAG GAGTGTGACAAGAAGCCTCCAGAAAATTATATAGAATTGAAAACATCACGGAAGATCGAAGGTCATAGACAAGGAAGTTCCTTTCGAAG ATTTAAACTTCTTCGTTGGTGGTGTCAGTCATACTTGTTAGGAGTTCCAGAGATTATTGCTGGTTTTCGAGACGATGATGGCATCCTACAACATTTAACAACATACAGAACACTTGAACTACCCAATCTAGTGAAG AGTGAGAGAAATGTATGGAGTGGATCACTTTGTTTGACCTTTACGAAGAAGCTGCTGAGTTGGATCCAGACTGTTGTAACCAAAGAAAA TGTTGTGTATGTGATGGATTGGGAGTCACCATTCACTCATGTCACAATGGAAGAAACACAAGAAGACAAGTTTGTATTTCTGCGGCAATGGTATATAAAAAACCTTGAATCAAATGATCAAGTTGGGCAAAGGCAAGCACACCAATAG
- the LOC134183973 gene encoding decapping and exoribonuclease protein-like isoform X2, which produces MKRRHVEGDAASDLKKRKATDSEITKMTVAPISQFSTSPCPVYKQPVELGCFSLDIDRAFHSDRRGLRTYCAPDVRLRLHLSAGYDGYVEKEGTEYLDHILTWITYNLSSLQRHSILLSNERLPFDFITWRGQFTKIMCTPYERRDPWRIGLSLWNGTIYMTELETEHSRQQKLTQTERQKLMCYWGRKFEDYCTEERSSLEVRNPVNNMEAFCSVVSTSLDDYRILMAGEVDCMRKECDKKPPENYIELKTSRKIEGHRQGSSFRRFKLLRWWCQSYLLGVPEIIAGFRDDDGILQHLTTYRTLELPNLVKSERNVWSGSLCLTFTKKLLSWIQTVVTKENVVYVMDWESPFTHVTMEETQEDKFVFLRQWYIKNLESNDQVGQRQAHQ; this is translated from the exons ATGAAACGTCGACATGTCGAAGGCGATGCAGCGTCTGACCTGAAAAAGCGCAAGGCAACTGACTCGGAAATAACAAAGATGACCGTAGCGCcaatcagtcaattttctACATCACCTTGTCCGGTCTACAAGCAACCTGTCGAGCTCGGTTGCTTCTCATTGGACATAGATAGAGCATTTCACTCGGATCGTCGTGGTTTGAGAACGTACTGTGCTCCAGATGTGCGGCTGAGGCTTCATCTTAGTGCTGGATACGATGGATATGTAGAAAAAGAAGGCACGGAATATCTTGATCACATACTCACCTGGATTACTTACAATCTATCGAGCCTACAGAG ACATTCAATCTTGTTGTCAAATGAGAGACTTCCTTTTGATTTTATTACTTGGAGAGGCCAATTCACCAAGATCATGTGTACACCCTATGAACGTCGAGATCCGTGGCGAATAGGCCTGTCGCTCTGGAATGGAACTATTTACATGACCGAACTTGAAACAGAACATTCTCGCCAGCAGAAACTCACTCAAACAGAACGGCAGAAGTTGATGTGCTACTGGGGTCGCAAGTTTGAGGATTACTGTACAGAAGAAAGAAGTTCATTGGAAGTTAGAAACCCAGTTAATAATATGGAGGCATTCTGTAGTGTTGTGAGTACAAGTCTGGATGATTACCGGATACTAATGGCTGGTGAAGTCGATTGTATGAGAAAG GAGTGTGACAAGAAGCCTCCAGAAAATTATATAGAATTGAAAACATCACGGAAGATCGAAGGTCATAGACAAGGAAGTTCCTTTCGAAG ATTTAAACTTCTTCGTTGGTGGTGTCAGTCATACTTGTTAGGAGTTCCAGAGATTATTGCTGGTTTTCGAGACGATGATGGCATCCTACAACATTTAACAACATACAGAACACTTGAACTACCCAATCTAGTGAAG AGTGAGAGAAATGTATGGAGTGGATCACTTTGTTTGACCTTTACGAAGAAGCTGCTGAGTTGGATCCAGACTGTTGTAACCAAAGAAAA TGTTGTGTATGTGATGGATTGGGAGTCACCATTCACTCATGTCACAATGGAAGAAACACAAGAAGACAAGTTTGTATTTCTGCGGCAATGGTATATAAAAAACCTTGAATCAAATGATCAAGTTGGGCAAAGGCAAGCACACCAATAG
- the LOC134184841 gene encoding uncharacterized protein LOC134184841 has translation MDGIRHAETSGPAADHQTFSYIPTCTPMASQQPQQQQQQQQCTVTQRPPKKPMCRMCRNHGKIRPTRGHKHECLHRDCRCDKCELTLQNRRTNAVQVANRRQEAKAKRIDEVRAEAFTPHLDPSLQVDYSLVENHVGSAVAQWPLVIPLFMQQYRSKQHAHSPYYNYNYSVSSPYCYWMEPTHHATSSGHSVRFDPYHNRADYFRLTESGVSCQLALAQLQPRAPKCQSFASRLSKRSEFSDRQDVHLVTDVDRTAHTNVVHPSVESIVASLGFWNATADERSKLQKSAVAAGNYTVASLLKDARVTRGDGAVAITSGKDSLESHQ, from the exons ATGGATGGCATCCGACATGCAGAGACAAGCGGACCAGCAGCTGATCACCAAACATTTTCCTATATTCCAACCTGTACGCCAATGGCTTCTCAGCAGccgcagcagcaacagcagcagcagcagtgcaCTGTCACGCAGCGTCCACCCAAAAAGCCAATGTGTCGAATGTGTCGCAATCACGGCAAAATCCGTCCGACGCGAGGACACAAGCACGAGTGTCTGCACAGAGACTGCCGCTGCGACAAGTGCGAGCTGACGCTCCAGAATAGAAGAACAAACGCCGTCCAAGTCGCAAACAGACGACAAGAGGCGAAAGCAAAGAGAATAGATGAAG TTCGTGCGGAGGCTTTCACACCACACTTAGACCCATCCTTGCAAGTCGACTATTCGCTAGTCGAGAATCATGTCGGCTCCGCCGTCGCGCAGTGGCCGCTCGTCATTCCTCTCTTCATGCAGCAGTACAGATCTAAACAGCACGCGCACTCTCCATACTACAACTACAACTACTCGGTCTCATCTCCCTACTGCTACTGGATGGAACCGACACATCATGCGACCTCGTCTGGTCACAGTGTCAGGTTCGATCCCTATCACAATCGAGCCGATTATTTTCGTTTGACTGAATCTGGCGTGTCATGCCAGTTGGCACTCGCTCAACTGCAGCCCAGAGCACCGAAATGTCAGTCCTTCGCGTCGCGGTTGAGCAAACGAAGCGAGTTTTCTGACCGGCAGGATGTCCATCTTGTTACTGACGTCGATAGAACTGCACACACGAACGTGGTGCATCCGTCTGTGGAAAGCATCGTCGCATCGCTCGGTTTTTGGAATGCGACTGCAGATGAGAGGAGCAAATTGCAGAAATCTGCCGTCGCAGCGGGCAACTACACGGTCGCGTCACTTCTCAAGGACGCGCGCGTCACGAGAGGAGACGGAGCGGTAGCGATTACGTCGGGAAAAGATAGTCTGGAAAGCCACCAGTGA
- the LOC134185060 gene encoding peroxisomal membrane protein PMP34-like, translated as MNELGCCGIQGIWKRGGAALCMRPRDLSRPRDLRGHPTVDQTSGSMAELFSYSNLVHAVSGAAGSVTAMTVFFPLETARTRLQVDEERRAANAFVALSDIVREEGWTSLYRGLAPVLTGVCCSNFVYFYTFNGLKAVVKHHSIPVSALTDLLMASVAGIVNVVTTTPLWVVNMRMKLQGAKLKSNAKIGARPYTGVLDGLVCVAQQEGIGALWSSVGASLLLVCNPSIQFMIYESLKRIILRDNDTVSASKIFAIGALAKAVATIVTYPLQISQARLRAGLSQSSNRRSQWHIFTRTFNCLQEIVRKHGFAGIYKGLETKLWQTVLTAALMFLCYEKIARFIFSIMGIKK; from the exons ATGAACGAACTGGGCTGCTGTGGCATACAAGGGATTtggaaaaggggaggggctgccTTGTGTATGAGACCACGTGATCTTTCGAGACCACGTGACCTTCGTGGTCACCCGACCGTTGACCAAACCAGCGGTTCTATGGCGGAGTTATTCTCTTATTCCAACCTTGTCCACGCCGTATCTGGAGCAGCA GGAAGTGTGACCGCTATGACGGTATTTTTTCCTTTGGAAACGGCTCGAACAAGACTACAAG TTGATGAAGAAAGGCGGGCAGCTAATGCGTTTGTTGCATTGTCTGACATTGTTAGGGAGGaaggatg GACATCTCTCTACCGAGGTCTAGCACCCGTATTGACAGGTGTATGCTGCTCAAATTTTGTCTACTTTTACACTTTCAATGGACTCAAAGCTGTAGTGAAACATCATAGCATTCCAGTCAGTGCACTAACAGATCTATTGATGGCATCAGTCGCTG GCATAGTCAATGTAGTGACTACCACGCCACTGTGGGTAGTCAATATGCGAATGAAACTTCAAGGGGCCAAGCTTAAGTCGAATGCAAAAATTGGTGCAAGACCATACACGGGCGTTCTAG ATGGGTTGGTTTGTGTTGCTCAACAGGAAGGCATAGGAGCACTGTGGTCAAGTGTTGGGGCATCGTTGTTGTTGGTCTGCAATCCCTCTATTCAGTTCATGATATATGAAAGCCTGAAACGAATCATCCTCAGAGATAACGACACT GTTAGTGCTTCTAAAATCTTTGCCATAGGAGCCTTGGCAAAGGCAGTGGCTACTATAGTAACATATCCATTGCAGATATCTCAAGCCAGGCTTCGA GCAGGACTGTCACAATCATCCAATAGACGAAGCCAGTGGCATATCTTCACACGAACTTTTAACTGTTTACAGGAGATAGTTCG gaAACATGGATTTGCTGGCATATACAAAGGACTCGAGACAAAGTTGTGGCAGACAGTGTTGACTGCTGCTTTGATGTTTTTATGCTACGAGAAGATTGCCAGGTTCATATTTTCTATAATGGGAATAAAGAAGTGA
- the LOC134185061 gene encoding mitochondrial dicarboxylate carrier-like, translated as MASGGKVQVKVKPQRWYLGGIAGCMTVCFTHPLDLVKVHLQTQQSTQKGMLNMFGHVLRTDGVRGLYNGLTASWARQLTYTTARVGVYEFAKNKILKDTGGQMPPFYLKVSLSSLGGFCGGLVGTPADMINVRMQNDMKLPVEQRRNYKHIFDGMRRIVAEEGVLVLWSGVSMNVVRSVLMTVGQLAFYDQAKQALMGSGYFVDNLVTHFCSSVIAGAAASALTQPADVLKTRMMNERLSLSHFLKYTWEVGPLGFYKGYVPAFVRLAPHTILMFMFLEQLRRLFPPK; from the exons ATGGCAAGCGGAGGCAAAGTCCAAGTTAAAGTCAAACCACAGCGATGGTATCTAGGCGGAATCGCTGGCTGTATGACAGTTTGCTTTACTCATCCGCTCGATCTAGTGAAG GTTCATTTACAGACACAGCAGTCGACGCAGAAGGGGATGCTGAACATGTTCGGCCACGTTTTGAGAactgatggtgtccgagggcTGTACAATGGTCTGACAGCGTCATGGGCACGGCAG TTGACGTACACGACGGCAAGAGTGGGAGTCTATGAGTTTGCAAAGAACAAAATTTTGAAGGATACTGGAGGAC AGATGCCGCCGTTCTACTTGAAAGTGTCGTTGAGTTCTTTGGGAG GTTTTTGTGGTGGGCTGGTTGGCACTCCCGCTGACATGATCAATGTTCG AATGCAGAATGACATGAAGTTACCTGTTGAACAACGACGGAA CTATAAGCACATTTTTGATGGTATGAGAAGGATTGTTGCTGAAG AGGGAGTACTCGTGCTCTGGTCTGGTGTGTCAATGAATGTGGTCAGGTCTGTGTTAATGACAGTTGGGCAG CTAGCATTTTATGACCAGGCTAAGCAAGCACTGATGGGATCTGG CTACTTTGTCGACAACTTAGTGACTCATTTCTGCTCCAGTGTTATTGCT GGAGCTGCAGCTTCTGCACTAACACAACCAGCTGATGTCTTGAAGACTAGGATGATGAATGAACGGCTG AGCTTGAGTCATTTCCTCAAATACACTTGGGAAGTCGGTCCACTAGGTTTCTATAAA GGATATGTTCCTGCATTTGTTCGACTTGCTCCTCACACAATTCTAATGTTCATGTTTCTCGAGCAGTTGCGAAGGCTGTTTCCTCCTAAATGA